Below is a genomic region from Micropterus dolomieu isolate WLL.071019.BEF.003 ecotype Adirondacks linkage group LG08, ASM2129224v1, whole genome shotgun sequence.
GGCAGCATTGTGAACACACCCCTGAGTCATGGCACATGTAGCACAGGTTGGATGACATTATGTCCATGACACTGAATTGCATTATCCTCCAAAGGTAAAGGTAGTTTTTATTAGGTTTATAGATTAATGTTTTCTTCTCAAATTGTTTTAAACGGTTGAATAATGTTAAATTGGTTAATGGTTTTAGTTTGTTGTTGGCTAGGAgcaatgttttcacatttgttgGGTATTACTGAGAAAGTTGGATAAGAATGAATTGGAAGTCGGGGTCCAAACAATGAATGGGAGCCCAGCTATATGTGCATCAAACACTTGTTAAATACTAGTATTGATAATAGCACTTTTTCTTTACTTTGCTAGCATTGTCGCTTCAAACACAATGCTATGTTACAATAAAATGGACAGTGACATGACGTGAAACTTTTTTAGCTCACAGTGGGTTGTGATTAGCTTTGTTAGTATATGGGGTAACACATGATGTGATAAACTGATTTACACCACGGCTTGGTTTAATTTCCTATTTGGATGCAGACAAAGTGCCTCATGTCTGAAATAGCTTTTTGTACAGTTACACTGCAGTTTGCCTGAGGACCACAGTGATTTTAGAAAGCTATGGTTCAACAGAATGCTGGGATTTGTTAGTAGGCAACATTGTAGGCTATTGTTTGTTTGGTAATTGGTGTTCAGGCAGCAgtgattaaaatataaatcataGGAAAAGCACTTTCCAAGCATAGAACACAAAGGGCTttccaaaagaaacaaataatacaaaaagtACAATGGCAGTACTATTAAAAAAAACGATATTAAAACAAGGCAAGATCAATTTGTCATATCTACACTTGTAATAGATGATTTCATAGAGAGGCTATAGCCATAGACTGTACGTCTTTAAAATCAGACCTCCGCAGAGAGGTGTAGTGTATGGCATGTTCCCTGTCTGTCATACCAGCTAGATCATCACTTTAACTGTCCTGGAAAATGATGTCTAGAAAAGAGTGAGAAACCTGTACTATTTCTTCAGTAGTAAATAGTTCCAGTGATAACTGTTCACCAAAGCATCTCTAGATTATccagagtgacagaaacacttaGATGCAactgtttttaatttctaattttTGTTTGCAATTTGCAAATTTGCATGTTAGCACCACAAATGTAATTCTGTTCACCTCAACTGTATTTGGGTGGAGTCAGAAATCCCAGAGACAGATATCTCAACCTGGAGTGATTAAGATGGATGGATTTGGGCTCAGCATTTAACACACTCTCCCCCATGAatctgatcagcaaactcagcactctgggtttaaatacaacactctgcaactggatattggacttgtTCACAAACATACCCCAGTCAGTGCGGAAGGTGGACACACCTCCACTgtagtgctcaacaccggagccccccagggctgtgctcagccccctcctgttcacactgtacacccacgactgcatcccccgacacgaagagaactctgttgtgaaattTGCAGAtgccaccaccatcatcggacggatttcaaacaatgatgagacttcgtatcgggaggaaattcataatcttgcagagtggtgctcagagaacaacctactgctcaacgtcagcaaaactaaaTGATggaagctcagaaacgactgtatttcttgaggaagcttaagaaggcaaaattcccacgccaagttcttgtcagcttttacagaggagcaacagaaagcatcctgactggaaacatcactaacatgggatgtgcacggcccaggaccggagggctctgcagcgggtgattaaaactgctcagaagatcattggtgcccatctcccgagcatcagtgttatcggtgaggtgaggtgcctacgcagagcccaaaggacactaaaggacagcacccacccagccacagcctgttcaccctgctgccttctgtgaAGAGagatagaagtttctgctgccgcaccaccagactgcagagcagctttttccccaagCTATCacactcttaaactctaattcatcctcagcactgctccattgatcattgaatattatttatttatgttatttttataattgcttctgtataaatgtatattgtctgctgtgtagcataacctgttatattgtgacaataaaatgtacctacctaccttcCTAAACCAATCTATCTGCATGGTTAGAAACCACTATAATTAACTGAGAAAATATGTGATTATATCCATTTTGGATGAACTAACCACTTAACTCTCATTATTTGTATGTCTGAACATTTTTTCCTTACATATATATGGTTATTCTGTCTTGTTCAGATTGAGAACAAGGAGCTGCGAGACCTCCTGGCCATCAGCAAGGGCTCTGTAAAGACAGCAAGAGAAGACACCAgccagccagcagcagcagcagcacaagaACAGTCCCCTTAATCGAACAAGTGATCAGAATAGCTTCAGTGTGAACTGTGGTTGGGGCAGCCAGTCCTTCAGGACATGGAGTTGATGATCTCCTTATCTGcgttcacatttattttattttttacacaacATGGAATGCAGTAAAACcacattatattttttgttgtgaaTGCCACTTAAACACAACATTCTGGCTATCAGAAGCATTTACCTGCAGGTAGATCTGGATGATTGCTATTGTTGCACATGTACAGCATGTGTATTCACTGAAATGTTGGAGTGATTCCACataaactgatttttatttaagtgtCTTGGTTATCACGGACAAGAATTGAGTGGGAGCTATGACACAAGTACTGGAGTAAAGGTAGTAATATCAAAGGggatatatttttgttgttgaccAAAGATGGGTTATCCTTCATGGACACAGTTTCTACCTCTTTGGTGTCCCTTTGCTGTTACACAATGTGTAAAATGCTACCCAGCTTATATTCTACACTATTTTTAGAGGTTGTGCTTGATAGTCACTGCCAATGTGATTACTTTTGGCTGTTTCACATAGTTTGCTTGTATATCATTTTCTGAATTCAATACGTTTGTTGGTCGGTATGTAGAATTCATGATTTCCATGTTTAGTTATTTGATTCTGTGTGTTAAACAccaattttctttatttaatggtaattttaaAACATACCAGCTTTTTGTGTAATGGATATCAACTGTTTGTTGTCAGAAATTGCATATTGTATATTGTCATCTCAGGAAATCATTGTTAATAAGGTGAACATGCTGTAATGACTTAATGACAGTGTACCGATTTGTGTCAAGCGAAATTTCCTTCAGAAACTTTgagatacattttcaaataaaatattctgcGTCTGcgaatgtttttttctgccgTAATATACGtgtttactgtatattgttatGTATTTAGGTGAAGTACTATATGGGCTATTCTGTTCTTTACCACAGGATGGCGCCGATTAGGTTATGGGCAAAATGAATTTGGCATAACCATAGGGGGTATAAAGCAAGGTTTGCAAGAATGACGTAGTTCTGCGTTAAGTGAACAACCATACACAGATTTTCAGTAAGTTTGGGCGTATAAATGCTGCCGCATATACTGTACTGTCTGTGTTGGCAAAATagaatcaataaaataacactttaaagtCTGGATGCCTAAACTCCTTTGTCACGGCCGTCTCTACGTTTAAATCGTAATACCTACATTTCCGACAGGACCTGAAAGCAGCACCGGGACTACATTTGACACTTCTAGCCTGACACAAGCTAAGGTTCAGCATGTCTGAGAAGGAGCTGGGGAAAAAGTGGGACCGGTGCCTGGCAGACAGTGCCATTAAACTCGGTAAATATCCAAATGTATTTCGTGTATAACGACATTGTAATGTGCCGAATAAGGATAAAATAAGAAACAGTTTTTATTGAAGTCCACAGCTGTCATTGACTGGGCGAGAGGCTAACTAACGCTAGCTAAGTTTAGCTATAAAGGGCTTGTAAAGGACATCTTAACCACTAGTCCGATATCTGTTATTAATTGTGATAGGTAAATATAGAGACAAGTCTGTAGTTCAAGAATGCAACCATCAGCACCTTTTCCCTAACGTTACTAGATTTTAACTTAACGTTAAGTGTTAACGCCATTCAGAAACTGTTAATTTCACTCGTCAATCCATACATAACGTTACGTGAACGTACATCTTTGCTAGGACATTAATCAAGATGTTTCCTGAATTCGGCATACATACATAACACCAACAAACATTTATTGTCATATCATGTAAACTTTCCATTTTCGTGGCTTACAGCCCCGAAATCTTCTAGAACAAACATAGGCTAATAAGTTGTTAGTTTAGCAACGTTAGCTAAATAGAAATGCTGGCGGGGAGCAGGGTGGAGTTGAGTTTAACGTTACCGAAATAAGGTATTTCTCGATGAATCATTAGTATTATAGACCAGTGGATCATTTAATATCTCATAACAAGTCTTCAGCCATGTACTTAATGCTAATGAGCAAAACACCCTAAAACTGTCGATGTTTGAATGAAGTTTGGTGCGATGTAACGTTAACTGACACTGCATCAGCTGAAGGATCTGGCCCACTTCGTTTTAAGGAGGCTGTGTATAAACACATTACAGGTGGTGTTTAAAAAAACGAAAGGGAAATTACACcacatttattaatcaatttcAGAGACAAATAAGGGAATAATTTTACCCTCCCTCCACCCCACTGTATGAATGAGAGTACAAGTTTAAATTTAGAGTTTATTGTCGTATATATTAGAACTTAATGCATTACAAAGCAACAAAGCTTGTGCTGTGGCTACATGACAAATATACAGTACCTAATATAAATGTACATAAGTCTGAGACAGTATGAGAAAGCATATGCATACAGTGAATTAATAAAGGTGAAGCAAAAGCTATATAATTTAATCAATTAAAATCAATTAAAGGTACATTGCCATCCAAGTCATACTGtggctgttttttattttccctcCCTTTTTCAGGTACTGGGCTGGGGTTAGGCATCgtgttttctgttctgttcttcaAACGTAAGTAGTTTTAATGGATTGTTGCTGTACTGCATCTTGAACCTTTAATTTAGCACACAGGTCCTTGACAAGAGGAGCAGAGCTAGCGAGTGATGTTCTGTAACTACTGCAGCGAAACACCTTTTCTTTTACGCAGTAAAAGTCTCGTGTGTTTTTAGTCAATCAGCAGTCTTATCTAACTGAACACATAATTTATGGTATTTAGAGAGTATTAAGTGCTTTTGTTGTAAGAGGAGCACTAACAATACCCATCCTCATAAGCATGTGAATTTTaagtacagaaaagaaaaacaaagtatcACAAAAGTGTGAAAAGGATTTTACATGCCATctcttgtatgttttttttaataacactgTGAAGTGCTTCTTTGTGTTAGAGATAAAGTACCTGTTTCATTTGTAGGGCACACCTGGCCGATTTCATTCGGCTCAGGAGCGGGACTTGGCATGGCGTATGCCAACTGTCAGAATGACCTGAGGTCACATTATTTGCAGCATAGAAGCGAAAAGGTTTGTTTgtgcaataaaacacatttggacTGTAAAACAACTTACAGAAATTATTCCTTATCTTTAACCCAGAATAACAACCCTGTGTCATTGTTTATGTAAATCATTATGTAACTGATTTCTAATTTCTTTAACAGGAGTAGTAGCTGCCAGTCATCGAGGGACTGtcgtttatattttttttttggagtatgttctttttgttttgttgtcagtGGGAGAGTCACCATTTGCACTGTTCTGCAGTTAGATCCTTGTCTCCCTGTCGAACGACCCATCCCTACTTTGACTCTGTATCATTTGTATGTGCCTGATCAGGacagtctgtgtttatttaataaaatattcataACAACAGAAATTATGCCCTGGTGATTCATTTTTCCTCAGATGCTTTATAATGAATGAAATTGAATTAATAAAAGGtaacttaattaattatatCAGCTAGATGATACACACGCCAAGCAGTAATGGTGATACTTGAAGGCATAATAGGAGTCAAGTGTTAAGCAGGCTTGACGAGGGCTTTCAGTTAATATCTGAATGTAAGTGGGAGTGATTTTCTTAACTGTGTCGTGGAGGAAGGTGGTGACAGCAATGCAAACGCTGCCCCATAAGGTGGTGGGCTTGGTGTGGGTGAGAGGGGGTCAGAAGGTTGACAGCAGCTGATGTGATATGGCTGCTGATGACAGGGTGTAGTGATGGAGGAGATTAGTTAGTTTTGAGGGGGCATGAAATTTGAGAGCTTTGCATATTATGTTTAGTATTCAACAAAGCTATTGAAATGCTGGAGTGCACATGGCTTTACCGGAtgaaagcttttgttttatgttatttagTTTTCAAGTACTTCGATTGGGAAGTGAATAATTATCTTTGTCATGTCATCTCGTTGTCTGGATTGAGAATAATGTAGGAGCAAAGTGAAGTTACTATTGTTTGCTGATAGTTGTTAGAACAGGGAATGTGACATTATTCACCAATGGTAAATGAATGAGTCACagaaaaatgttattgttttaaaacactTGAGTCACAAAGAAAGCAATTAGGCTAATAGAAAGTCAAAGCCTTACAAATGTATGTACATGTAGTACAATTATAAAATGTGAAAGAATTGATTGCATAAGTATTCGTGTCCTTTAATTTGTCTAAATAATGACTGGTGCAGCTATTTTGGTTCAGAAGGAGTGGTCGACCGATAGCTGTATATCAATATGAAAACAAAGAGAAGTCAagtataattccattattccatgcagagtacaatatacatggttatcttagccagtaaGTTGCTAtagattaaatttttatttattcatgaaatagaaaaatgcattgggttatgctgtagatttcagaacgtgGCTGGTGTTTAAATGCCAGAAATAAGCCCAATTGATCACTATTGAGAAGTCACCTAAGCTGTATGGAGCGATTTGAGGTGAAATACACCTGTATCTGGAGTGGCCAGGTGTTGTCAGAAACTACATAAATATGTCAAAAAAAGCATGAAGCAAATTCCTAATAAATCAAGGAGACAAGGATATTGAATTGGGTAGGATACAAGAACATTTCCAAGGTAGAGTAAAAAAGCTGAATTATATCCTGTAGGATTCAGtcttttaaatcattaaaacatgaaaaaggtCAGAGAGGGGGAGTCATGGGAGGGGGTTATTTTTGTAGAAAGATCAGACCTTGGTAATGCTGctcttaaaaaaaagaaaaaacctgaAAGATGACTCCTCAAATAAATCTGACACCATGTCTATGAATTGTACACATTCCATGAAAACAGAAAGCAGGTAGAATAAACAATCGTTTTGCAAATAGACCTAACTTGGAAGCTGTCACATAAAATCTTACAAAAATGCTTATAATAGTTGTACCTCAGTAGTTAAAGACACCAAGACCAAACATGGAAAAAGACCACCCACACCAGTTCCTATGATGTAGAATTAGCATTTCTTGGCTGTGATTGTGCATGGTTATGCATTAACAGCTCAATGCTTTGACACGCTCCTTCTCAGTAGCTGTGCGCTGTGACTGGGAGGCACGCTGGAGTGGCCGACACAGGGATTAACAGGAGCGAGGGATATAAAGGTAGCGTTACCAGGACCGTGATACCTGTAGAGCACTTATGAACAGAGCCTCGCTTCCAAGTAACAGCCGCACAATTTTGTGTTGGTTTCTGCTCCCCAATGCTGTTTCCCAGAATAAAAGGATCTGTGAATTGCAGCAGAGCTCCAGCTCAGCAAAGGACCTTCGGAAGCTGTTCTCCTTGTTCTCTTCATCTTCAGTAGTTCCTCTCACACATCTCTCGTATGTCTAGTCGAGCTTATCTCTCTGCGTGCCCTCCTCCAGTGACATGCTGCTTCGAAACCCTCTGTCAGCCATCGGATGGCTCATTCTGGCTCTTAGCTGTGGATAAGGCAGGGACATGCTGGTCATGATGGAGAGATGAGTGAAACAGTGTTGGTGATTTTGATAACTATACTGGTGGGGTGCGGTGGAAGAAAGCCCAAGGCACGTGGATGTATTCCTGCCAAAAGGACGAAGATATATTTACCG
It encodes:
- the micos10 gene encoding MICOS complex subunit MIC10: MSEKELGKKWDRCLADSAIKLGTGLGLGIVFSVLFFKRHTWPISFGSGAGLGMAYANCQNDLRSHYLQHRSEKE